The following proteins are encoded in a genomic region of Actinomadura sp. NAK00032:
- a CDS encoding ABC transporter substrate-binding protein, whose translation MKRILAAAAVAAVAISATACGSGDDGSSGRTKVVFSYWGSDSRQKLTEAAIAEFEKKNPSIDVEGDFSDWDSYYEKLATKTAAGDAPDVMSIEIRGLAEYAGRGILADVSGKVDTAGLDQGVLKAGQVGGKQYAIPTGVNAFPMIVNKATLKKYGQRAPDDKTWTWDEYISLSQRVTQKSGGKVWGTEYNENPAFLQIFAAQRGEQFYAGGKVALTEQTIKDWWALLQKIIDAKAGPGAAEMLETGTKVDQALLATNESAFGSWWSNQLDALTKGSGQDLDLLRMPKSPGAAASGMFLQPAMYYTISARSEEAAAAQKFVDFLVNDPAAGAILLSDRGLPTNAEVIEAIKAKLSPADQKVLAFMDSIKNDLSPIVVPPKGAMEMEDILKRATDSVLFGKAEPGEAAKTFLTEANTALSQ comes from the coding sequence ATGAAACGCATCCTGGCGGCCGCCGCCGTCGCCGCCGTCGCGATATCGGCCACCGCCTGCGGCAGCGGCGACGACGGGTCGAGCGGCAGGACGAAGGTCGTCTTCTCCTACTGGGGAAGCGACTCCCGGCAGAAGCTGACCGAGGCCGCCATCGCCGAGTTCGAGAAGAAGAACCCGTCGATCGACGTCGAGGGCGACTTCTCCGACTGGGACAGCTACTACGAGAAGCTGGCCACCAAGACCGCCGCGGGCGACGCCCCCGACGTGATGTCGATCGAGATCCGCGGCCTCGCCGAGTACGCGGGCCGCGGCATCCTCGCCGACGTGTCCGGGAAGGTCGACACCGCCGGGCTCGACCAGGGCGTCCTCAAGGCCGGGCAGGTCGGCGGCAAGCAGTACGCGATCCCGACCGGGGTCAACGCGTTCCCGATGATCGTCAACAAGGCGACGCTCAAGAAGTACGGCCAGCGGGCCCCGGACGACAAGACCTGGACGTGGGACGAGTACATCTCGCTCTCCCAGCGGGTGACCCAGAAGAGCGGCGGTAAGGTCTGGGGCACCGAGTACAACGAGAACCCGGCGTTCCTGCAGATCTTCGCCGCGCAGCGCGGCGAGCAGTTCTACGCCGGCGGCAAGGTCGCCCTCACCGAGCAGACCATCAAGGACTGGTGGGCCCTGCTGCAGAAGATCATCGACGCGAAGGCGGGGCCGGGCGCCGCCGAGATGCTGGAGACCGGCACCAAGGTCGACCAGGCGCTGCTCGCCACCAACGAAAGCGCTTTCGGGAGCTGGTGGAGCAACCAGCTCGACGCGCTGACCAAGGGCTCCGGCCAGGACCTGGACCTGCTGCGCATGCCGAAGTCGCCGGGCGCCGCCGCCTCCGGCATGTTCCTGCAGCCGGCGATGTACTACACGATCTCGGCCCGGTCCGAGGAGGCCGCCGCCGCGCAGAAGTTCGTGGACTTCCTCGTCAACGACCCGGCGGCGGGCGCGATCCTGCTCAGCGACCGGGGGCTGCCCACCAACGCCGAGGTCATCGAGGCGATCAAGGCGAAGCTGTCGCCGGCCGACCAGAAGGTGCTGGCCTTCATGGACTCGATCAAGAACGACCTCAGCCCGATCGTCGTCCCGCCCAAGGGCGCGATGGAGATGGAGGACATCCTCAAGCGCGCCACCGACTCGGTGCTGTTCGGCAAGGCCGAGCCGGGCGAGGCGGCCAAGACCTTCCTGACCGAGGCCAACACCGCCCTGTCCCAGTAG
- a CDS encoding NAD(P)-dependent oxidoreductase: MSRVLVTGSAGRLGRSVVTTLAAAGHEVIGVDTAPGTPRDAAETLPADLTDLGEAHSVIARFRPDAVVHLAAIAVPFGRTDATTFRVNTQLAFNVCAASVALGVARLAVASSPTVMGYGAPGGWIPDYLPLDEEHPTRPWNVYSLSKLVAEQTMRTFARSGTGTRMAAFRPCFVIAPEEWEGAPTQSGHTLRERLDRPEIGGVSLFNYLDARDAGEFIGALLDRLPGLARDGEVFFAGAGDALAREPLAELLPRLLPEAKEAAGALTGTSPAFSTAKAERLLGWSAKRSWRTELV; this comes from the coding sequence GTGAGCAGAGTGCTCGTCACCGGAAGCGCGGGCCGACTGGGCCGCAGCGTCGTCACCACGCTGGCGGCGGCCGGCCACGAGGTGATCGGCGTCGACACCGCCCCCGGCACGCCCCGGGACGCCGCCGAGACACTACCGGCCGACCTCACCGACCTCGGCGAGGCCCACTCGGTGATCGCCCGGTTCCGGCCGGACGCGGTCGTCCACCTCGCGGCCATCGCCGTCCCCTTCGGCCGGACCGACGCCACCACGTTCCGGGTCAACACCCAGCTCGCGTTCAACGTCTGCGCGGCGTCGGTGGCGCTCGGCGTGGCGCGGCTCGCCGTCGCGAGCAGCCCGACCGTGATGGGCTACGGCGCGCCCGGCGGCTGGATCCCCGACTACCTGCCGCTGGACGAGGAGCACCCGACGCGGCCCTGGAACGTCTACAGCCTGTCCAAGCTCGTCGCCGAGCAGACGATGCGGACGTTCGCGCGCTCCGGCACCGGCACCCGGATGGCCGCGTTCCGCCCCTGCTTCGTCATCGCGCCCGAGGAGTGGGAGGGCGCGCCGACCCAGTCCGGGCACACCCTCCGCGAGCGGCTCGACCGGCCCGAGATCGGCGGCGTCTCGCTGTTCAACTACCTCGACGCCCGGGACGCCGGCGAGTTCATCGGCGCCCTCCTCGACCGGCTGCCCGGCCTGGCGCGCGACGGCGAGGTGTTCTTCGCCGGCGCGGGCGACGCGCTCGCCCGCGAGCCGCTCGCCGAGCTGCTGCCCCGCCTGCTCCCGGAGGCCAAGGAGGCCGCCGGCGCGCTCACCGGCACGTCCCCGGCCTTCTCGACCGCCAAGGCCGAGCGGCTGCTCGGCTGGTCCGCCAAGCGCAGCTGGCGCACCGAACTCGTCTGA
- a CDS encoding aldose epimerase family protein: MRSSDTVPTAAEAFGTTPDGERVDRYVLGNGRLRVAVLTYGAIVQRLQVADGTDVVLGLGTLEDYLHRSRYFGAVVGRYGNRIARARFTLDGREYRLAANNGAHSLHGGVRGFDKRVWRAESAGPEELLLSLVSPDGEEGYPGELAARVRYVLDGDALRLEYRATTDAPTVVNLTNHSYFNLAGSGDVRGHVVAMEADRYLPVDEGKIPTGELAPVAGTPFDFTAPTRVDARRGGRYDHCYVLQGRIAVTDPASGRSMEVTTTEPGVQFYTGHMLDGDATPYGPFAGLCLETQRFPDAPNRPAFPSAVLRPGEEHTSATTYRFHTPGDCKRL; encoded by the coding sequence TTGAGATCCAGCGACACCGTCCCCACCGCCGCCGAGGCCTTCGGCACCACCCCCGATGGCGAGCGCGTCGACCGGTACGTGCTGGGGAACGGGCGGCTGCGGGTCGCCGTCCTCACCTACGGCGCGATCGTGCAGCGGCTCCAGGTGGCGGACGGCACCGACGTCGTGCTCGGCCTCGGCACGCTGGAGGACTACCTCCACCGCAGCCGCTACTTCGGCGCGGTCGTCGGCCGCTACGGCAACCGCATCGCCCGCGCCAGGTTCACCCTCGACGGCAGGGAGTACCGGCTCGCGGCCAACAACGGCGCGCACAGCCTGCACGGCGGCGTCCGCGGCTTCGACAAGCGGGTGTGGCGGGCCGAGTCGGCGGGCCCCGAGGAGCTGCTGCTCAGCCTGGTGAGCCCCGACGGCGAGGAGGGGTATCCGGGGGAACTCGCGGCACGCGTCCGGTACGTCCTGGACGGCGACGCGCTGCGCCTGGAGTACCGCGCCACGACCGACGCCCCGACCGTCGTCAACCTGACCAACCACTCCTACTTCAACCTGGCGGGGTCGGGCGACGTGCGGGGGCACGTCGTGGCGATGGAGGCCGACCGCTACCTGCCGGTGGACGAGGGCAAGATCCCCACCGGGGAACTCGCCCCGGTCGCCGGGACGCCGTTCGACTTCACCGCGCCCACCCGGGTGGACGCGCGGCGCGGCGGCCGCTACGACCACTGCTACGTCCTCCAGGGGCGGATCGCGGTCACCGACCCGGCGAGCGGCCGGTCGATGGAGGTCACCACGACCGAGCCGGGCGTCCAGTTCTACACCGGCCACATGCTCGACGGTGACGCCACTCCCTACGGCCCGTTCGCGGGTCTCTGCCTGGAGACCCAGCGCTTCCCGGACGCGCCGAACCGGCCGGCGTTCCCCTCCGCCGTCCTGCGGCCCGGCGAGGAGCACACCTCGGCCACGACCTACCGGTTCCACACGCCGGGAGACTGCAAACGGTTGTAG
- a CDS encoding carbohydrate ABC transporter permease, producing MTLRPAAAAQAPGTAEPAVAPAAPPAARRPRTRRRKSSRARSQAWAAYLFLAPWFLGLFAITLGPMIASLYLSFTDYSLLSQAHWVGLDNYDKMFTADDRYLNSLKVTTTYVVVSVPLQLAFALGLAMALDKGLRGLSFYRSVFYLPSLLGGSVAISILWRKIFGTDGIVNTFLGWFGYHGQGWVTSPDTALWTLIILHVWTFGAPMVIFLAGLRQIPQNLYEAARVDGAGRVRQFRSITLPLLTPIIFFNAVLEVIKSFQSFTQSFVVSGGNGGPVDSTLFYTLYLYIKGFKNYEMGYAAAMAWVLLLIIGALTAVNFLMSRFWVFYGDDK from the coding sequence ATGACGCTGAGGCCCGCCGCGGCCGCCCAGGCGCCGGGGACGGCCGAGCCCGCGGTCGCGCCCGCCGCGCCGCCGGCCGCGCGCCGCCCCCGGACCCGCCGCCGCAAGAGCTCACGCGCCCGCTCGCAGGCATGGGCCGCCTACCTGTTCCTGGCGCCCTGGTTCCTCGGGCTGTTCGCGATCACGCTCGGCCCGATGATCGCCTCGCTGTACCTGTCGTTCACCGACTACAGCCTGCTGAGCCAGGCCCACTGGGTGGGTCTGGACAACTACGACAAGATGTTCACGGCCGACGACCGCTACCTCAACTCCCTCAAGGTCACGACCACCTACGTCGTCGTGTCCGTCCCGCTCCAGCTCGCCTTCGCCCTCGGGCTGGCGATGGCGCTGGACAAGGGGCTGCGCGGGCTGTCGTTCTACCGGTCGGTCTTCTACCTGCCCTCGCTGCTCGGCGGCAGCGTGGCGATCTCGATCCTGTGGCGGAAGATCTTCGGCACGGACGGGATCGTCAACACCTTCCTCGGCTGGTTCGGCTACCACGGCCAGGGCTGGGTCACGAGCCCGGACACCGCGCTGTGGACGCTGATCATCCTGCACGTCTGGACGTTCGGCGCCCCGATGGTGATCTTCCTGGCCGGGCTGCGGCAGATCCCGCAGAACCTCTACGAGGCGGCCCGGGTCGACGGCGCGGGCCGGGTCCGGCAGTTCCGCTCGATCACGCTGCCGCTGCTCACGCCGATCATCTTCTTCAACGCGGTGCTCGAAGTGATCAAGTCGTTCCAGTCGTTCACGCAGTCGTTCGTCGTCAGCGGCGGCAACGGCGGGCCGGTCGACTCGACCCTCTTCTACACGCTCTACCTCTACATCAAGGGCTTCAAGAACTACGAGATGGGCTACGCGGCGGCCATGGCCTGGGTGCTGCTGCTCATCATCGGGGCCCTGACCGCCGTCAACTTCCTCATGTCTCGATTCTGGGTCTTCTATGGCGACGACAAGTAA
- a CDS encoding carbohydrate ABC transporter permease: MLYPLLWMISSSVKPEELIFREPGLVPTEVTGENYAGGWDALKHSFGYYLWNSAVITGLAVVGNLLACSLAAYAFARLEFPLKRLWFAIMLVSIMLPHHVTVVPQYIVFSKIDWINTIWPIVVPKFLATDAFFIFLMVQFIRTLPRELDEAAAIDGAGHLRTFLQVVMPLCVPALATTAIFTFIWTWNDFFTQNLYLTNSDNLTAPVALRQFLDSSGDSSWGPMFAMSIVSLGPIFGFFLAGQKYLVRGMATTGLK; the protein is encoded by the coding sequence ATGCTGTACCCGCTGCTCTGGATGATCTCCAGCTCGGTCAAGCCCGAGGAGCTGATCTTCCGGGAGCCCGGCCTGGTGCCCACCGAGGTCACCGGCGAGAACTACGCCGGCGGCTGGGACGCGCTGAAGCACTCCTTCGGCTACTACCTGTGGAACTCGGCGGTCATCACCGGCCTGGCGGTCGTCGGCAACCTGCTCGCCTGCTCGCTGGCGGCCTACGCGTTCGCCCGGCTGGAGTTCCCGCTCAAGAGGCTGTGGTTCGCGATCATGCTGGTCTCGATCATGCTGCCGCACCATGTCACGGTCGTGCCGCAGTACATCGTGTTCAGCAAGATCGACTGGATCAACACGATCTGGCCCATCGTGGTGCCCAAGTTCCTCGCCACCGACGCGTTCTTCATCTTCCTGATGGTGCAGTTCATCCGCACCCTCCCCCGGGAGCTGGACGAGGCGGCGGCGATCGACGGCGCCGGGCACCTGCGCACGTTCCTGCAGGTGGTGATGCCTTTGTGCGTGCCCGCGCTGGCCACCACGGCGATCTTCACCTTCATCTGGACGTGGAACGACTTCTTCACCCAGAACCTCTACCTGACCAACTCCGACAACCTCACGGCCCCGGTGGCGCTGCGCCAGTTCCTGGACTCCAGCGGCGACTCCTCGTGGGGGCCGATGTTCGCGATGTCGATCGTCTCGCTCGGGCCGATCTTCGGCTTCTTCCTGGCCGGCCAGAAGTACCTCGTCCGAGGCATGGCCACCACCGGGCTCAAGTAG
- a CDS encoding LacI family DNA-binding transcriptional regulator, with amino-acid sequence MAVTIRDVARACGVHVSTVSRTFSAPHMVNAETRTRVLTAAEELGYRPNRAARSLTTGRTGNLGLIVADLANPFFPPLIKAAQAAARARDYHLFVADTDEDPAKEEDLVLAFSKQVDGLVLCSPRASNKALEKLVETIPSVLVNRRLRGVTTVVMDVARGARTAMEHLAGLGHRRVALVSGPAGSWTSGEIRKAVADVPGLDTIVIGPNAPTGEGGTAVAAEVAASGVTGVLAYNDLVAIGLIEGLDELGVSVPGDVSVIGIDDSITGRLYRPKLTTVAMPTADAGRMAVDLLITSMSAATLLETHLVVRETTAPPKGFP; translated from the coding sequence ATGGCAGTGACTATCCGGGACGTCGCCCGCGCATGCGGCGTACACGTGTCGACGGTGTCGCGGACCTTCTCCGCGCCGCACATGGTGAACGCCGAGACGCGGACGCGCGTCCTCACGGCGGCGGAGGAGCTGGGCTACCGGCCGAACCGGGCGGCCCGCTCGCTCACCACGGGGCGGACCGGCAACCTCGGGCTGATCGTCGCCGATCTGGCGAACCCGTTCTTCCCCCCGCTGATCAAGGCGGCGCAGGCCGCCGCCCGCGCCCGCGACTACCACCTGTTCGTCGCCGACACCGACGAGGACCCCGCCAAGGAGGAGGATCTCGTCCTGGCGTTCTCCAAGCAGGTGGACGGCCTCGTGCTGTGCAGTCCGCGCGCGTCGAACAAGGCGCTGGAGAAGCTGGTCGAGACGATCCCGTCCGTGCTGGTCAACCGCCGGCTGCGCGGCGTGACGACCGTCGTCATGGACGTCGCCCGCGGCGCCCGCACCGCCATGGAGCACCTGGCGGGGCTCGGCCACCGGCGCGTCGCCCTGGTGTCGGGCCCGGCCGGCTCGTGGACCAGCGGCGAGATCCGCAAGGCGGTCGCGGACGTGCCGGGCCTCGACACCATCGTGATCGGCCCCAACGCGCCCACCGGGGAGGGCGGCACCGCCGTCGCCGCCGAGGTCGCGGCGTCCGGGGTGACCGGCGTGCTCGCCTACAACGACCTCGTGGCGATCGGCCTCATCGAGGGGCTGGACGAGCTGGGCGTCAGCGTGCCCGGCGACGTCAGCGTGATCGGCATCGACGACAGCATCACCGGACGCCTGTACCGGCCCAAGCTCACCACGGTCGCCATGCCCACCGCCGACGCCGGGCGCATGGCCGTCGACCTGCTCATCACCTCGATGAGCGCCGCGACCCTCCTGGAGACCCATCTCGTGGTCCGCGAGACCACCGCTCCCCCGAAAGGATTCCCTTGA
- a CDS encoding mandelate racemase/muconate lactonizing enzyme family protein encodes MIKDLAVGLRSVPLARPWGADVPSNHVLFVTLTLDDGRTGTGISWTPRIGAHAVKALLEHDVRAAVIGLPPHPGLVWDRLSAHLAEAGRSGIVPIALAGVDLALWDLECGGRSLADVLGPRRESVPVYGSGINRHYPLDELTAQAARWAAAGHPAVKIKVGLPALADDVARVAAVREVIGPDTALMIDANQRWDLHRARTALRALERFDLFWVEEPLPADDLAAHVELRRSVGTPIAVGENVATAHGFRDLLTAGACDVVQPNAVRVGGITPFLRIADLARVFDVPVYPHLLTELSGQLALALHHPAMVELPEDAALTDLGLLAEPSPVEITGTGLRATGAPTRWTAEAAR; translated from the coding sequence ATGATCAAGGATCTGGCCGTCGGGCTCCGGTCGGTGCCGCTGGCCCGGCCGTGGGGCGCGGACGTGCCGAGCAACCACGTCCTCTTCGTCACGCTCACGCTGGACGACGGCCGCACCGGGACCGGCATCTCCTGGACCCCGCGGATCGGGGCGCACGCGGTCAAGGCGCTGCTGGAGCACGACGTCCGCGCCGCGGTGATCGGGCTCCCGCCCCACCCGGGCCTGGTGTGGGACCGGCTGTCGGCCCATCTCGCCGAGGCCGGGCGGTCGGGGATCGTCCCCATCGCCCTGGCCGGAGTCGACCTCGCGCTGTGGGACCTGGAGTGCGGCGGCCGGTCCCTCGCCGACGTCCTCGGGCCGCGCCGCGAGAGCGTCCCGGTCTACGGCAGCGGGATCAACCGCCACTACCCGCTGGACGAGCTGACCGCGCAGGCCGCCCGGTGGGCCGCCGCCGGGCACCCCGCCGTCAAGATCAAGGTCGGGCTGCCCGCGCTCGCCGACGACGTCGCGCGGGTCGCGGCCGTCCGAGAGGTCATCGGCCCGGACACCGCGCTGATGATCGACGCGAACCAGCGGTGGGACCTGCACCGGGCCAGGACCGCGCTGCGCGCGCTGGAGCGGTTCGACCTGTTCTGGGTCGAGGAACCGCTGCCCGCCGACGACCTCGCCGCGCACGTGGAGCTGCGCCGGAGCGTCGGCACGCCGATCGCGGTCGGCGAGAACGTCGCCACCGCGCACGGCTTCCGCGACCTGCTGACCGCCGGCGCCTGCGACGTCGTCCAGCCGAACGCGGTCCGGGTCGGCGGCATCACCCCGTTCCTGCGCATCGCCGACCTCGCCCGCGTCTTCGACGTGCCGGTCTACCCGCACCTGCTGACCGAGCTGTCCGGGCAGCTGGCCCTCGCGCTGCACCATCCCGCGATGGTGGAGCTGCCGGAGGACGCCGCGCTCACCGACCTCGGGCTGCTCGCCGAGCCGTCCCCGGTGGAGATCACCGGCACCGGGCTGCGCGCGACCGGCGCGCCCACGCGGTGGACGGCGGAGGCGGCGCGATGA